A single window of Culicoides brevitarsis isolate CSIRO-B50_1 chromosome 3, AGI_CSIRO_Cbre_v1, whole genome shotgun sequence DNA harbors:
- the LOC134835118 gene encoding uncharacterized protein LOC134835118 — protein sequence MDFKLRTIFCVIAVLLWINSVQGAPAPLPSNGIPIDLNLAQDLLSDSVKRVIAIFQNPMELTARMQKLGQLLFEHEVTNIRDIIGVLVEEYDPDGKRPNVNVDLANMGNGEIGSNESNE from the exons ATGGATTTTAAGTTGAGAACAATTTTCTGCGTAATTGCGGTGCTTTTGTGGATTAATTCGGTTCAAGGAGCTCCTGCGCCGTTGCCTTCAAATGGaatt cccaTAGATTTAAACCTCGCCCAAGACCTTCTCTCCGATAGTGTCAAACGAGTCATCGCCATTTTCCAAAATCCAATGGAGCTCACAGCTCGAATGCAGAAACTCGGGCAACTCTTATTTGAACACGAAGTCACCAATATTCGTGACATCATAGGAGTCCTTGTCGAAGAATACGATCCGGATGGCAAACGACCAAATGTGAACGTAGACTTAGCAAATATGGGAAATGGCGAAATTGGAAGTAACGAAAGTAATGAATAA